The DNA segment ATGATGTTTGTTGTTTACATGTATAACTTTGAGTGGCATTGTTTTCTTCCTAGAATTTTTATGTGTTTGTGGAGGAGCTTCTTAGGCTGCCAAAATACACACTCTTAAGATGAATTTTTATAACTTCACAGATATGGATCTAAGTCTGGTGTGGACACTTCCACCCTTTTTCCAAGCAAGGAAACCATCAGGCGTGAAACTGAGGCTGAAATTGAATGGTGGCCTACTTTGcaacaaatgcaaaataactttaaagaAGCTGAAGCATTAAAGCAGCAAAAAGAAACGGAGAGGTATAAGCAAAGTAATAGTCTTGTGTTGTAGTTAGCTTTTACACAGTCTCGAAGCAGTAAAATTCTAGGTTCAGTAAAATTTCTGTAAGTTTTGTTGCCGgttatttttggttaagtttcATGTTATAGACAACTTTATTTCCTGCGCAATGTGCCCTTGCTTGGAACCAGTAAAAGCCCTTTGTGTGATGTTGACCTTGTTCCATTTGTAGACAGGAGAAAATAGCAGAAAATATGgcaaaaatgcccaaatggATTGAGGAATATCACGCTGAACAAgagaaaacaaagcaaaaagaaTTGGAAGCTGCACAAAAGAAAACCATTGAAGTTCAACAGGCGCAAGAAAAGTTTGGTTTTGAAATACCTTCTCATCATCCAATGTTAAAGAAGTATATGGAAAATATTAGAGAAAAAGCACGAAAAGAGAAGAAAGCCGCGCAAAAACAAGCTTTTAAGGAAAGaagaaaagtataaagttTAGATGGCTCAAAAAAAACGTTCTTATGAAACGTTAGTCTTCCTGTGGTGAAAGGAGTCGCTTTCAAAAGAATACATGCATTTATGCCTGTTTTACCTTTcttagataattaattaatgaaagcATTTTGAATGGCCTGATCCCCTGTTAACGTACGATTTAGCTATCGTTTCTTTATGAGTTTCTGTAAAAAAATCCACCTTTACATATGTGACGTGTTTTAGCAAAACCTGGCTATGGcttggaaaaaattgaaaatcaaAGTGAAAGGAAATAATGCATCAGAGCTGTTTCTATTCTATTAGTTTTCTTGtcattttgaaaatgtaaCATACTGTAGCACTAAATAAACGATACAGGGCTCATTTAAGTTAATCATTGCTGTTGTGAATCCAGGAAACTAGAAGTGTTGGCTTTTTGTTGCACCCTATGATCACTGAATAGCGTTATCAGTGTGTACATGTAACAAATATTAAATATCGGTACATCCTCACATGCGGGGTCTCACGCCCCAAGAATTATAGGACCGTTCGTTTGTCAAGTGATATTTAAAAGCTTTTTCGAATATCACACGATACACTTCTCCTGCACATCTTTTTTCCATtgcttttttgctgtttttaaaGACAACAGACAAAGAACCAGTTGACCATGATTGACAAGTGATTACTCCATGAAGGGTAATAGAAACATTCCAATTACGTTTTACCAATATTACTTCACCAAGACATTAACCCTAAACGAAAATGGCTTCATGGTAATTGCACATACGGCATTCCACTCAAGACGGGTTTCCACTTTTGCATAagtaggacctatatataggtaactaatgtagagttaCTTCGCAGAGATCTTGATTGTTTGCATAAATGTAAtaattttgtgttaaaatcGATCGAAAAAGCAGCCTATGAAAGACGTGTTTTTTCATTACTGTTTTATTGGTCATTGTTTGTGTTCTTGTATAAAGATGTCTTTATCTcatttgttgttgaaattatCCTATAATTTCTACAGACTACTGAGTAGGTATTTCAACATCGTTTGCTAGTCTTATCCTTTCGTTGATGCAACATTTTGTTGTAGGTTATAAATGCAATCTTGTATGCGTGCAATTGCGTAGGGTGGAATTCCGTGGTTGCAACGCCTTGGCCGCCAACAAATAATATGCAAATAAAGCGGCTGAAAATATGCCAAGGGCATTATAAATAACGTGTAGTCAAATAGTGAATCATTTTCAACATCGTGCCAAACTCACGTTCCTTGGGCCTGCAGTCTAACCTTTTTATTATTCCACGGCGTCAAACGTAATGTTTACCGTAGTTTTCGACTGAAACAgtacatgaaaaattttagaTCTGGGCTTCTATGTCCGGCGTCTAAGCCAAAATTTATACTTTAAGACTTAAAAAGTCCCCCAAAAGCACCACTTCTTTGGGACGCGTTTTGCCACGGGCGTGAAAATACAGCAAACATGCTTGAAAAAAAGAGGCAACATTAGAAAATGTGGCTTAAGatgttattttgtaaaattttgcaatcaaTAATTTCAGGCCATTTTTCATTACTAATCGAtgcttaaaaaatgaaaatgtgaTCCAAACGTCCATCAAGTCGAGCTTATTAACGTCTCTTCAGCCGCCTGCAAGTAGGCTATAACGTTCAGTATAAAGTCGTTGGGTCTTGGCTGAAACTACTAAAAATGAAACAGACAATTCTTATGACAAAATTGGACTTCCAACAATGGGCAAAATCTCAGTTCATTGGTGCGCCTCATGTGCTTTAATACGATGTTTGATCGTTTTTAAAAAGCATCAACAAACTGTTTATGTGACCTGTGTACGtaaattactgtttaagttatcACCTGATCATATTTTTTCATCCAGATCATCAcactttttctttattaataaaatttattgatgAAAGATCGACAAGTTATAAAACACCAAAGTTAATCAAAAATAATCGTCTAGCTGAATTAATTATAGCTTACATATAATATTGGATTCTGGATTTGTTTTACAACACAATAAACTTCTTTGTCACAACCTCCAAAGGTTGCATTCATTATTATCGAAACCcgacaaatgtttttattaaaatacgTCACAAGTATCTGGTTTTCCTGTAGCCAAAAACGGGTTGGGAATCAGTTTCGTAGAATTAATTTTCGGGTTTTCAAGGATGGCATTTCTTTCCAGGTCGTGAAAAAAGGCTGCGTTTATGGTTaacttctttttcttttcgtcAAAGAAGCGGCGAAAAATTCGCAGGAGAAACAACAGAGAAATCAACACCAGAAAGAGCACACCTGAGGCTGAAGCACCTGCCCATATCGCACCGTCAGAAGCAAGATTCATGGTGCCTGTCGATTGGACgctgtttttattgaaaaaaaccaaaattttgcgTCAAAACTCTTCATGCATAAAGAACTTACATTGttaagtttaaatatttttcaaagctaGCCGGTTCTAGTAATTAATAGGTTAACCATTAACCATTAACCTCTTGCGTTTTTAACAACACATTTTAACGTTTACACAAAGACATATAACTTATAGATATAGCTCACGCATTTTGTGTAAAGTAAAGGTAGCTATGATaaattaaacacaataatCCTTTCTGTAAAAGGAGTCTGTTTTTTCTCCTTATACCTGATAAAATAACTTGTTGGCGAGTTTACTGTAGCATAAAATTCATTGGAAgtattttgcaacatttttcaaatatcatGTTGAATCTACCCACGCAAATTTCTGGTGGTCTGTGCTACTCAGCTATTGTTAGGTGGCAAGCCCTGTCAGTTTAAAAGACTTATAGAAGTAAAATATGTTAGCTTTTGGTCTGCATGATTGCGTAGCGAGGTGTGTTGTACTCAACTGAATAATTCATGTCGTCTCACAAGAACACAGATCGTATTGCACAATTTTCATACAGGTATGGAAGGAAAGAAGTGTAATCGTTGTTATTTTCCATTCGTAAAAATACATGAGACATTCGATACCAGACAACCAAACGCTGAACAACTTTCAGCAAAGCAAATGTGCGTATCACTCAATAACATTTCACCGAAGAAAATCTCCCGAGGGTATTCCCCATTTTTTGCTTACGTGGGTGGTTGACCGGATGGATATTTTTGCCGTTTCGTCAGCTTAAGGATCGAGAAATTTCTAGAAGGGGAATTAGTCGTCTCAAAGTTATTTCGAAAGCGTTGCGTAATTTTCGTCCCAGCCCGTTCGTTATAATGGCATATAAAGAGTTAAGTCTTCTCGTGTTCATTTTGCTTGGGGTCATTCTTACCAGCAAAGCTGACAGGAGCGAAACAGGAAGAAAATCTTCACTTTCggaaaaaattaacttattagcgaaaaacaagaaaaacgaaaaaaccCAAAACAATACTGTAGGAAGGAAGTTGAATTCAAAAATGTCCAGCCGAAAAGAAATGATGGCTGACATTGCCTCAGCTGTAGTCAGAAAAGCTTTTCAGGCAAAGGCCAAGCAAGATTATGCGTGTCCCCCTGAACAGTATTATGATGGTGGAACGGGGAAATGTGAGGACTGCGAAGCTCTCTGCAAGAAATTTAGCCCAAAAATGTGTCGTGTTAACTGCCCTGCCACCTACACCGCCGTCAAGTACCATATACCAGATGTGGTAGAGCATGTAGACAGGCTTGAAGACAAATACAGCAAATCCGAAAACCAAATACTTGCCATTGAAAACTCGAACCAGCAAACTTTGAGGCGATTTGATGAAATGAAAAGGAATGGCGACGAATTGGAAAATAAAATCGAAACCCTGAAAATAGTGTTGATAGTGGTTTCAGCGGCTCTGGCGGTGCTGATTTTGTTTTTGGCTATTTGGTTAATTTGCCGATGTCTAAGAGCCAAGAAGAAACCTGGAAAGGAAGGTCAACATCCAACTTCCCCACCTTCCTACACCACTGAATCCAGTAAATCCATCGATTCTTTGCCGGACAACCCCAACACAAAAAGCTCAAATGAATTCACAAAGGATGAAACCACCCCCCTAAATATATCGTTTCCATGTATCCAGGAAACGCAAGAAATAAGAAAAGACCCCATTATTACGAGTCCGGTCAATGATGACAGTTTTACCGTTGTTACTTCAGGACCCCAGCCTTATACACAAGCTGCATGCAATGATACTCAACCTAAAACCTGATCTCGATACCGTAAAACATGTTGCAACTGTACCGTTGTCTAAAAGTGAAGCATCGTGCACCACCGTTCGTATTTAAATGCTTGCCTTATTTCACTGCATGTCTATTATATCGATGCTTGATAGGCTACTAAGTAAGTTTGCCATTTCGGTTTTGAGTCATACAAGCTGCCGTGGTGGCTACTACTGTTAAtcgtttaaaaatttgatataaGTTAATCGTTTAGTAATAACCTTAAATACATCATTAATAGTAAAGTAGTAACTTAGTAGTTGCAAATGGCATTATGCGATGCTTTTGGATTTGCTCAAATGTTGTTATATTCATAATTATGTCATATTCACCAGCTGTTTACTTTTGTGTATTTTACATTTCTAAATTATGTTGCTTTTTGTATCGTTAAAACTTCAAGCTAataaaaacctggaaaaaaacTTATTATTGGTGATTTTCAAAAGGGCTTTTCATTTTCGGTAATGTTATTTTGGGCACCTTGCGGGGAAACCCCTGGCCTCTACCTATCCTTTCTGCTGGCTAATTGCTTAGGTCGACAATCAGACTCCGATTGCTGCGTTATTTTTAAGCACTGATACAGTTCACGGAACGGTttgatttactttttatatCAACACAATACATCAAGATATGGCGTTGAGTCATCATCTTTACATAATTCACCAAAATTATGTGATGTTCTTTGCACGTAAAATAAAACCTTCAATGCATATTGCCGTGAAATTACAGGGAATAAAACTTGGCAAATGAATTACTTCACTGCCAAATAGTATGTTACAAGCGCACGCATAAAGCATCGAACTTGGAACATACGCGACATAAGATTGCACCAagcattgtttttatttcgtaAGCGTATACCAGATACAGCTGGTATTCAGAACCAACTACATTTGTTGGGTCGAATTTCCATTCCAAGTTGCTGTTTCATCGTCGTCTTTTCCAATATCACCGAGGCGATGCATGTTCCCTTCTCTCTTCGTTGTTTTCCCACCGACGTCGCGCCGTCTCAGACGTGACTCGCTTCAAACACACAAAATTCGATAAGGTTGAAAACCCCAGGCACTTTTAAATGTCCAAAGTGATAATGAGCAAGATTTTATCTTATTGGATCACTTTAACCTACTTGGAGTTGGACGTTGTTGTACTGCTGTCGGGTTGCTCTTGGGCGACAGGATTGGGGTTTCGCGGAGGGTTGGATGCGgtaaaaaaattccaaactGAAGCCAATAATTTGAACGGGAAGGcaataataaacataaaaatggcTAATAGTTTATCAAGGCCGCCTTTTTCCACTTTGGAAACctaaacaaattattatcaCACGGTTAGAACTAGAACGAAGCTCATGTTTGCTAATCTGAAGCTATAAGTCTTCATAAGTTCTTAATTTGAACTTGATAttaaacttaacttaaacattaaaaatcgAATTTTTCCTTGTAGCATTCTTCAAGTACCTTAGGTCGTACAGAGAGGGAGGCGCTTGGCACCAACTCAAGATCAGCAAGTGAACGTTTTTCGTCTTCGGTTTGAAATACGCGATGTGGAATTATAATGCCAAGTTGAAAAGACTGTGGAAGGCATACGGGCTGTGCTTGTAAATCATCCATGCATGAACGCAGGGTGGCATCACGTGAATACTGTCGCGTGACTGTCGAACCATCGGGAAGGCGATACTGCGataacaacaaatttaacttaCTGTGGCAATGGACCAGCAAAGCAACTGATATTAATTCTAAGTAGCTTACTTAGTACTATGATGGAACAAATTTTGGAGAGATAATCACATGGCAAATACTGGATTGTCATGTTTACCTGAATTCTTGAAAATTTCTCTCGCTCTCTTTTGACTCTCTGTGCCTCCTCACTTACGTCCGCGTCTCTCTTTAATCTTTTCAATTCCATTTCAGCTTGTCTTGCATCTTGTTCTTTCTTGAACTTCAGGCTTTTCTCCGCTCGATCACGAGCAATTTGTTCCCGGACACGTTCGAGAGCTTCCCTTATTAAAAGAACAAAAACTTTGAAGTACAGGCAAGAAAAATACAGTCTATGTCaagataataaaattatacaaacattttgtaataaggaaaacaacaaaaacgcGAAATTAAGAAATCTTTTTCCTCCAAGCATTATCCTACTTTAACCCAAAATACTTTTCTAATAATTTCtccttttttctttcttctgcctccttttttctttttaattctTCTTGTTTCTCTTTCATAGATTGCATCTGTTTGCCGAGTGTTCTCCTTTCAATTTCTTGCTTACGGGTCAACTTACAACATGGCAAAATATGTTAGCTGAATTACAATGAACTTAGTTTGTAGACTTTTAACCACTTACCTCTTCTgattgtttgtgtttttcaatTCGCCGTTGATTCATTTTCTCCTGAAGCCTTGCTGCCTCTTTCGCCTTGTTATTACTGCCATCTTGTGGGGTAGTTGATGTTGACAATACATCTCTGTAAATCGATAATATCCAAATACAATGCACTTGTATTTCAAGTCAAAAATGCAAttgagaaaaaaataaaaactgctaTTGAGAAAAAAGCTGATATGAGCCCAAACTGAAGAGATTCGCTGAATATCGTCTTTGTGAAatattcgggcgaacacgaatagtTACAATAGCGAACCCGAAAACAACATTACTTACAAATTTACtgaatttggtaaaaaaaataggatctagtttcccgacaaagctaaaatAGAAGCAGCattacttacaatgaaggtcatTATTcgaacgattttgctttttctatcattttttaaatactattttttgaaacaaagtaatttgtttatcgattatgtcatgttacaaacaaaaattgacaactttggatgaaatttcattgttttgttcTAATTTGATTAGATCTGGGATTCGTTCGTTTCGATCTATACGATATTCGTGTTGGAATAATCTTCCCCGCAGCACATCCCTACTAAGAGGGATACCAAAGAAACAAATTCTATAAAATAAAGACGCAAAGCAGTCTGCATTATGTCGAAAAACATGCGACTACAGCAAAAAGATTATTGACCCAATGTTTTTATCATGTGCCATCATTGAATGGGTCTCTAAATTTATCCCTGCAAATAATGACTGGCAACAGTATCGCGGAATTATCACAACAGATCGAGTGTTATTTATCTAATTCCACAACAAATTTAAGAAATCAGGATAACTAGAATAATTATCTTTAGTAGTTAAAATGTGTAGAAGTGATTAATAATATTGCAACCACCGTACCAGTCTTATAATAAGAAACCTAGCAACAGCTAAATGCAAAATGGTTATGATGCCGCAtacaaaaatgttaacttaaGCTGTAACTTAACTGTAACAAATGTACATGGATAAAAACGACAAACCAATGTTAGGAAAAAATCTGGGTTGTAAAACACAATTTTGTGCTCAGTAAGTACCTAGTATCTTCCAATGACTTTTCCTTTTCCACAACTGAAGTAGTTTCCACTCTAACAACATCATCTTCATCTGAAAATGCTGCAGATTGATAATTACATACCAGGTTTTAGAGAAAATCATAGGCctcaatattacaaaagaTAAAACCTTGTTGTGTGTACAATTAACAATCTAATGATTTATTTAACCTGCTTGTTCAGGCTTAGAAGTTGATTGAGTTGACATGTTGTCATTTAGAACAGTAACCTGCtgtgatgttgatggtaaatcATCAGATGGTGCAACTGGTTTATCAGCAGATCTCGCCTATTgtaataagtttgaaagaaGCTGAATAGTTTGACTGCGCCTATAAAATTCAAAGCCTACCAAATTGATGctattaaaatgtaaatctatgagattttgtaaaaactaaaAGCAACATGCCACTAAAATTAAGTGGGAATGTGATAAAGGTATCTGCCTACAATTAAA comes from the Clavelina lepadiformis chromosome 5, kaClaLepa1.1, whole genome shotgun sequence genome and includes:
- the LOC143458749 gene encoding large ribosomal subunit protein mL64-like isoform X2 — its product is MCIYAKLCASDKNIFQIYKEDKIYINVKKYSLCCLINFKLWWTKLRTSSMSLIMLNRVFHCKHCWRLKRKFFAVYQQTAEYLAPPLPETIDERLKKHRHMIAPKLDEVISPQFNPYYNADRHRSRLRRQLWAKYGSKSGVDTSTLFPSKETIRRETEAEIEWWPTLQQMQNNFKEAEALKQQKETERQEKIAENMAKMPKWIEEYHAEQEKTKQKELEAAQKKTIEVQQAQEKFGFEIPSHHPMLKKYMENIREKARKEKKAAQKQAFKERRKV
- the LOC143458748 gene encoding uncharacterized protein LOC143458748, whose product is MAYKELSLLVFILLGVILTSKADRSETGRKSSLSEKINLLAKNKKNEKTQNNTVGRKLNSKMSSRKEMMADIASAVVRKAFQAKAKQDYACPPEQYYDGGTGKCEDCEALCKKFSPKMCRVNCPATYTAVKYHIPDVVEHVDRLEDKYSKSENQILAIENSNQQTLRRFDEMKRNGDELENKIETLKIVLIVVSAALAVLILFLAIWLICRCLRAKKKPGKEGQHPTSPPSYTTESSKSIDSLPDNPNTKSSNEFTKDETTPLNISFPCIQETQEIRKDPIITSPVNDDSFTVVTSGPQPYTQAACNDTQPKT
- the LOC143458747 gene encoding UBX domain-containing protein 4-like, with the protein product MFHDSGFFTLIVFIRNMAWFNGSITEAIAESKSKSKLFVVYISGEDGLSKEMNQVWEKPDVQTLCKAECVCLHLDSKSDSCKQFSEIYPVIVIPVTYFIGKNGLPINVIGGLHAADDLQKEIKNVLKARSADKPVAPSDDLPSTSQQVTVLNDNMSTQSTSKPEQAAFSDEDDVVRVETTSVVEKEKSLEDTRDVLSTSTTPQDGSNNKAKEAARLQEKMNQRRIEKHKQSEELTRKQEIERRTLGKQMQSMKEKQEELKRKKEAEERKKEKLLEKEALERVREQIARDRAEKSLKFKKEQDARQAEMELKRLKRDADVSEEAQRVKREREKFSRIQYRLPDGSTVTRQYSRDATLRSCMDDLQAQPVCLPQSFQLGIIIPHRVFQTEDEKRSLADLELVPSASLSVRPKVSKVEKGGLDKLLAIFMFIIAFPFKLLASVWNFFTASNPPRNPNPVAQEQPDSSTTTSNSNESRLRRRDVGGKTTKREGNMHRLGDIGKDDDETATWNGNSTQQM